One Bombina bombina isolate aBomBom1 chromosome 5, aBomBom1.pri, whole genome shotgun sequence DNA segment encodes these proteins:
- the LOC128659546 gene encoding putative nuclease HARBI1 translates to MRFRCLDRSGGDLQFSPEKAIKIIVACCCLHNMAQEHGMLNDLLPTPQPPGEIFEPDVINHPQPLNAHLERSATIQDFFSD, encoded by the exons atgcgctttcgctgcctggacagatcagggggggatctccaattcagtccggaaaaagctattaaaatcatagtggcatgttgctgtctacacaacatggcacaggagcatgggatgttgaacgacttacttccaacaccacagcccccaggtgaaatctttgagcctgatgtaattaatcatccccaacccctcaatgcccatttggagagatctgcaactattcaagatttcttttcag attga